One window of Felis catus isolate Fca126 chromosome D4, F.catus_Fca126_mat1.0, whole genome shotgun sequence genomic DNA carries:
- the GRIN1 gene encoding glutamate receptor ionotropic, NMDA 1 isoform X9, with product MSTMRLLTLALLFSCSFARAACDPKIVNIGAVLSTRKHEQMFREAVNQANKRHGSWKIQLNATSVTHKPNAIQMALSVCEDLISSQVYAILVSHPPTPNDHFTPTPVSYTAGFYRIPVLGLTTRMSIYSDKSIHLSFLRTVPPYSHQSSVWFEMMRVYSWNHIILLVSDDHEGRAAQKRLETLLEERESKAEKVLQFDPGTKNVTALLMEARELEARVIILSASEDDAATVYRAAAMLNMTGSGYVWLVGEREISGNALRYAPDGIIGLQLINGKNESAHISDAVGVVAQAVHELLEKENITDPPRGCVGNTNIWKTGPLFKRVLMSSKYADGVTGRVEFNEDGDRKFANYSIMNLQNRKLVQVGIYNGTHVIPNDRKIIWPGGETEKPRGYQMSTRLKIVTIHQEPFVYVKPTLSDGTCKEEFTVNGDPVKKVICTGPNDTSPGSPRHTVPQCCYGFCIDLLIKLARTMNFTYEVHLVADGKFGTQERVNNSNKKEWNGMMGELLSGQADMIVAPLTINNERAQYIEFSKPFKYQGLTILVKKEIPRSTLDSFMQPFQSTLWLLVGLSVHVVAVMLYLLDRFSPFGRFKVNSEEEEEDALTLSSAMWFSWGVLLNSGIGEGAPRSFSARILGMVWAGFAMIIVASYTANLAAFLVLDRPEERITGINDPRLRNPSDKFIYATVKQSSVDIYFRRQVELSTMYRHMEKHNYESAAEAIQAVRDNKLHAFIWDSAVLEFEASQKCDLVTTGELFFRSGFGIGMRKDSPWKQNVSLSILKSHENGFMEDLDKTWVRYQECDSRSNAPATLTFENMAGVFMLVAGGIVAGIFLIFIEIAYKRHKDARRKQMQLAFAAVNVWRKNLQQYHPTDITGTLNLSDPSVSTVV from the exons GTCTACGCCATCCTAGTTAGCCACCCACCTACCCCCAACGACCACTTCACTCCCACCCCCGTCTCCTACACAGCCGGCTTCTACCGCATCCCCGTCCTGGGGCTGACCACCCGTATGTCCATCTACTCAGACAAG AGCATACACCTGAGCTTCCTTCGCACGGTGCCGCCCTACTCCCACCAGTCGAGCGTCTGGTTCGAGATGATGCGCGTCTACAGCTGGAACCACATCATCCTCCTGGTCAGCGACGACCACGAGGGCAGGGCCGCCCAGAAGCGCCTGGAGACGCTGCTGGAGGAGCGCGAGTCCAAG GCTGAGAAGGTGCTGCAGTTCGACCCGGGGACCAAGAACGTGACGGCGCTGCTGATGGAGGCACGGGAGCTGGAGGCCCGGGTCATCATCCTCTCTGCCAG CGAGGACGACGCCGCCACCGTGTACCGCGCAGCCGCGATGCTGAACATGACAGGCTCCGGGTATGTGTGGCTGGTGGGGGAGCGAGAGATCTCGGGGAACGCCCTGCGCTACGCCCCGGACG GCATCATCGGACTGCAGCTCATCAATGGCAAGAACGAGTCGGCCCACATCAGTGACGCCGTCGGCGTGGTGGCCCAGGCGGTGCACGAACTCCTGGAGAAGGAGAACATCACCGACCCACCGCGGGGCTGCGTGGGCAACACCAACATCTGGAAGACAGGGCCGCTCTTCAAGAG GGTGCTGATGTCCTCCAAGTACGCGGACGGGGTGACAGGCCGTGTGGAGTTCAACGAGGACGGGGACCGGAAGTTCGCCAACTACAGCATCATGAACCTGCAGAACCGCAAGCTGGTGCAAGTGGGCATCTACAACGGCACCCAC GTTATCCCCAACGACAGGAAGATCATCTGGccaggtggagagacagagaagccccGAGGGTACCAGATGTCCACCAGGCTGAAG attgtGACGATCCACCAAGAGCCTTTCGTGTACGTCAAGCCCACGCTGAGCGATGGCACATGCAAGGAGGAGTTCACGGTCAATGGGGACCCGGTGAAGAAGGTGATCTGCACAGGACCCAACGACACGTCACCGGGCAGCC CACGCCACACAGTGCCTCAGTGCTGCTATGGCTTCTGCATTGACCTGCTCATCAAGTTGGCGCGGACCATGAACTTCACTTATGAAGTGCACCTGGTGGCCGATGGCAAGTTTGGCACTCAAGAGCGG GTGAACAACAGCAATAAGAAGGAGTGGAACGGGATGATGGGCGAGTTGCTCAGCGGGCAGGCGGACATGATCGTGGCGCCCCTGACCATCAACAACGAGCGCGCACAGTACATCGAGTTCTCCAAGCCCTTCAAGTACCAGGGCCTGACCATTCTGGTCAAGAAG GAGATCCCCCGAAGCACGCTGGACTCGTTCATGCAGCCCTTCCAGAGCACACTGTGGCTGCTGGTGGGGCTCTCGGTGCACGTGGTGGCGGTGATGTTGTACCTGCTGGACCGCTTCAG CCCCTTCGGCCGGTTCAAGGTGAAcagtgaagaggaggaggaggacgcgCTGACCCTGTCTTCGGCCATGTGGTTCTCCTGGGGCGTCCTGCTCAACTCGGGTATCGGGGAAG GCGCCCCCCGAAGCTTCTCAGCGCGCATCCTGGGCATGGTGTGGGCCGGCTTCGCCATGATCATCGTGGCCTCCTACACCGCCAACCTGGCGGCCTTCCTGGTGCTGGACCGGCCCGAGGAGCGCATCACCGGCATCAACGACCCGCGG CTGAGGAATCCCTCGGACAAGTTCATCTACGCGACCGTGAAGCAGAGCTCGGTGGACATCTACTTCCGGCGGCAGGTGGAGCTGAGCACCATGTACCGACACATGGAGAAGCACAACTATGAGAGCGCGGCCGAGGCCATCCAAGCCGTGCGGGACAA CAAGCTTCATGCCTTCATCTGGGACTCGGCGGTGCTGGAGTTTGAGGCCTCGCAGAAGTGCGACCTAGTGACCACTGGCGAGCTGTTCTTCCGCTCAGGCTTCGGCATCGGCATGCGCAAGGACAGCCCCTGGAAGCAGAACGTCTCCCTGTCCATCCTCAA GTCCCACGAGAACGGCTTCATGGAAGACCTGGACAAGACGTGGGTGCGGTACCAGGAGTGTGACTCGCGCAGCAACGCCCCTGCTACCCTTACCTTCGAGAACATGGCAG GGGTCTTCATGCTGGTGGCCGGGGGCATTGTGGCCGGCATCTTCCTGATCTTCATTGAGATCGCCTACAAGCGACACAAGGACGCTCGCCGGAAGCAGATGCAGCTAGCCTTTGCCGCGGTGAACGTGTGGAGAAAGAACTTGCAG CAGTATCATCCCACTGATATCACGGGCACGCTCAACCTCTCAGATCCCTCGGTCAGCACCGTGGTGTGA
- the GRIN1 gene encoding glutamate receptor ionotropic, NMDA 1 isoform X6, whose translation MSTMRLLTLALLFSCSFARAACDPKIVNIGAVLSTRKHEQMFREAVNQANKRHGSWKIQLNATSVTHKPNAIQMALSVCEDLISSQVYAILVSHPPTPNDHFTPTPVSYTAGFYRIPVLGLTTRMSIYSDKSIHLSFLRTVPPYSHQSSVWFEMMRVYSWNHIILLVSDDHEGRAAQKRLETLLEERESKAEKVLQFDPGTKNVTALLMEARELEARVIILSASEDDAATVYRAAAMLNMTGSGYVWLVGEREISGNALRYAPDGIIGLQLINGKNESAHISDAVGVVAQAVHELLEKENITDPPRGCVGNTNIWKTGPLFKRVLMSSKYADGVTGRVEFNEDGDRKFANYSIMNLQNRKLVQVGIYNGTHVIPNDRKIIWPGGETEKPRGYQMSTRLKIVTIHQEPFVYVKPTLSDGTCKEEFTVNGDPVKKVICTGPNDTSPGSPRHTVPQCCYGFCIDLLIKLARTMNFTYEVHLVADGKFGTQERVNNSNKKEWNGMMGELLSGQADMIVAPLTINNERAQYIEFSKPFKYQGLTILVKKEIPRSTLDSFMQPFQSTLWLLVGLSVHVVAVMLYLLDRFSPFGRFKVNSEEEEEDALTLSSAMWFSWGVLLNSGIGEGAPRSFSARILGMVWAGFAMIIVASYTANLAAFLVLDRPEERITGINDPRLRNPSDKFIYATVKQSSVDIYFRRQVELSTMYRHMEKHNYESAAEAIQAVRDNKLHAFIWDSAVLEFEASQKCDLVTTGELFFRSGFGIGMRKDSPWKQNVSLSILKSHENGFMEDLDKTWVRYQECDSRSNAPATLTFENMAGVFMLVAGGIVAGIFLIFIEIAYKRHKDARRKQMQLAFAAVNVWRKNLQDRKSGRAEPDPKKKATFRAITSTLASSFKRRRSSKDTQYHPTDITGTLNLSDPSVSTVV comes from the exons GTCTACGCCATCCTAGTTAGCCACCCACCTACCCCCAACGACCACTTCACTCCCACCCCCGTCTCCTACACAGCCGGCTTCTACCGCATCCCCGTCCTGGGGCTGACCACCCGTATGTCCATCTACTCAGACAAG AGCATACACCTGAGCTTCCTTCGCACGGTGCCGCCCTACTCCCACCAGTCGAGCGTCTGGTTCGAGATGATGCGCGTCTACAGCTGGAACCACATCATCCTCCTGGTCAGCGACGACCACGAGGGCAGGGCCGCCCAGAAGCGCCTGGAGACGCTGCTGGAGGAGCGCGAGTCCAAG GCTGAGAAGGTGCTGCAGTTCGACCCGGGGACCAAGAACGTGACGGCGCTGCTGATGGAGGCACGGGAGCTGGAGGCCCGGGTCATCATCCTCTCTGCCAG CGAGGACGACGCCGCCACCGTGTACCGCGCAGCCGCGATGCTGAACATGACAGGCTCCGGGTATGTGTGGCTGGTGGGGGAGCGAGAGATCTCGGGGAACGCCCTGCGCTACGCCCCGGACG GCATCATCGGACTGCAGCTCATCAATGGCAAGAACGAGTCGGCCCACATCAGTGACGCCGTCGGCGTGGTGGCCCAGGCGGTGCACGAACTCCTGGAGAAGGAGAACATCACCGACCCACCGCGGGGCTGCGTGGGCAACACCAACATCTGGAAGACAGGGCCGCTCTTCAAGAG GGTGCTGATGTCCTCCAAGTACGCGGACGGGGTGACAGGCCGTGTGGAGTTCAACGAGGACGGGGACCGGAAGTTCGCCAACTACAGCATCATGAACCTGCAGAACCGCAAGCTGGTGCAAGTGGGCATCTACAACGGCACCCAC GTTATCCCCAACGACAGGAAGATCATCTGGccaggtggagagacagagaagccccGAGGGTACCAGATGTCCACCAGGCTGAAG attgtGACGATCCACCAAGAGCCTTTCGTGTACGTCAAGCCCACGCTGAGCGATGGCACATGCAAGGAGGAGTTCACGGTCAATGGGGACCCGGTGAAGAAGGTGATCTGCACAGGACCCAACGACACGTCACCGGGCAGCC CACGCCACACAGTGCCTCAGTGCTGCTATGGCTTCTGCATTGACCTGCTCATCAAGTTGGCGCGGACCATGAACTTCACTTATGAAGTGCACCTGGTGGCCGATGGCAAGTTTGGCACTCAAGAGCGG GTGAACAACAGCAATAAGAAGGAGTGGAACGGGATGATGGGCGAGTTGCTCAGCGGGCAGGCGGACATGATCGTGGCGCCCCTGACCATCAACAACGAGCGCGCACAGTACATCGAGTTCTCCAAGCCCTTCAAGTACCAGGGCCTGACCATTCTGGTCAAGAAG GAGATCCCCCGAAGCACGCTGGACTCGTTCATGCAGCCCTTCCAGAGCACACTGTGGCTGCTGGTGGGGCTCTCGGTGCACGTGGTGGCGGTGATGTTGTACCTGCTGGACCGCTTCAG CCCCTTCGGCCGGTTCAAGGTGAAcagtgaagaggaggaggaggacgcgCTGACCCTGTCTTCGGCCATGTGGTTCTCCTGGGGCGTCCTGCTCAACTCGGGTATCGGGGAAG GCGCCCCCCGAAGCTTCTCAGCGCGCATCCTGGGCATGGTGTGGGCCGGCTTCGCCATGATCATCGTGGCCTCCTACACCGCCAACCTGGCGGCCTTCCTGGTGCTGGACCGGCCCGAGGAGCGCATCACCGGCATCAACGACCCGCGG CTGAGGAATCCCTCGGACAAGTTCATCTACGCGACCGTGAAGCAGAGCTCGGTGGACATCTACTTCCGGCGGCAGGTGGAGCTGAGCACCATGTACCGACACATGGAGAAGCACAACTATGAGAGCGCGGCCGAGGCCATCCAAGCCGTGCGGGACAA CAAGCTTCATGCCTTCATCTGGGACTCGGCGGTGCTGGAGTTTGAGGCCTCGCAGAAGTGCGACCTAGTGACCACTGGCGAGCTGTTCTTCCGCTCAGGCTTCGGCATCGGCATGCGCAAGGACAGCCCCTGGAAGCAGAACGTCTCCCTGTCCATCCTCAA GTCCCACGAGAACGGCTTCATGGAAGACCTGGACAAGACGTGGGTGCGGTACCAGGAGTGTGACTCGCGCAGCAACGCCCCTGCTACCCTTACCTTCGAGAACATGGCAG GGGTCTTCATGCTGGTGGCCGGGGGCATTGTGGCCGGCATCTTCCTGATCTTCATTGAGATCGCCTACAAGCGACACAAGGACGCTCGCCGGAAGCAGATGCAGCTAGCCTTTGCCGCGGTGAACGTGTGGAGAAAGAACTTGCAG GATAGAAAGAGTGGTAGAGCAGAGCCCGACCCTAAAAAGAAAGCCACATTTAGGGCTATCACCTCCACCCTGGCTTCCAGCTTCAAGAGACGTAGGTCCTCCAAAGACACG CAGTATCATCCCACTGATATCACGGGCACGCTCAACCTCTCAGATCCCTCGGTCAGCACCGTGGTGTGA
- the GRIN1 gene encoding glutamate receptor ionotropic, NMDA 1 isoform X7, with translation MSTMRLLTLALLFSCSFARAACDPKIVNIGAVLSTRKHEQMFREAVNQANKRHGSWKIQLNATSVTHKPNAIQMALSVCEDLISSQVYAILVSHPPTPNDHFTPTPVSYTAGFYRIPVLGLTTRMSIYSDKSIHLSFLRTVPPYSHQSSVWFEMMRVYSWNHIILLVSDDHEGRAAQKRLETLLEERESKSKKRNYENLDQLSYDNKRGPKAEKVLQFDPGTKNVTALLMEARELEARVIILSASEDDAATVYRAAAMLNMTGSGYVWLVGEREISGNALRYAPDGIIGLQLINGKNESAHISDAVGVVAQAVHELLEKENITDPPRGCVGNTNIWKTGPLFKRVLMSSKYADGVTGRVEFNEDGDRKFANYSIMNLQNRKLVQVGIYNGTHVIPNDRKIIWPGGETEKPRGYQMSTRLKIVTIHQEPFVYVKPTLSDGTCKEEFTVNGDPVKKVICTGPNDTSPGSPRHTVPQCCYGFCIDLLIKLARTMNFTYEVHLVADGKFGTQERVNNSNKKEWNGMMGELLSGQADMIVAPLTINNERAQYIEFSKPFKYQGLTILVKKEIPRSTLDSFMQPFQSTLWLLVGLSVHVVAVMLYLLDRFSPFGRFKVNSEEEEEDALTLSSAMWFSWGVLLNSGIGEGAPRSFSARILGMVWAGFAMIIVASYTANLAAFLVLDRPEERITGINDPRLRNPSDKFIYATVKQSSVDIYFRRQVELSTMYRHMEKHNYESAAEAIQAVRDNKLHAFIWDSAVLEFEASQKCDLVTTGELFFRSGFGIGMRKDSPWKQNVSLSILKSHENGFMEDLDKTWVRYQECDSRSNAPATLTFENMAGVFMLVAGGIVAGIFLIFIEIAYKRHKDARRKQMQLAFAAVNVWRKNLQQYHPTDITGTLNLSDPSVSTVV, from the exons GTCTACGCCATCCTAGTTAGCCACCCACCTACCCCCAACGACCACTTCACTCCCACCCCCGTCTCCTACACAGCCGGCTTCTACCGCATCCCCGTCCTGGGGCTGACCACCCGTATGTCCATCTACTCAGACAAG AGCATACACCTGAGCTTCCTTCGCACGGTGCCGCCCTACTCCCACCAGTCGAGCGTCTGGTTCGAGATGATGCGCGTCTACAGCTGGAACCACATCATCCTCCTGGTCAGCGACGACCACGAGGGCAGGGCCGCCCAGAAGCGCCTGGAGACGCTGCTGGAGGAGCGCGAGTCCAAG AGTAAAAAAAGGAACTATGAAAACCTCGACCAACTGTCCTATGACAACAAGCGTGGACCCAAG GCTGAGAAGGTGCTGCAGTTCGACCCGGGGACCAAGAACGTGACGGCGCTGCTGATGGAGGCACGGGAGCTGGAGGCCCGGGTCATCATCCTCTCTGCCAG CGAGGACGACGCCGCCACCGTGTACCGCGCAGCCGCGATGCTGAACATGACAGGCTCCGGGTATGTGTGGCTGGTGGGGGAGCGAGAGATCTCGGGGAACGCCCTGCGCTACGCCCCGGACG GCATCATCGGACTGCAGCTCATCAATGGCAAGAACGAGTCGGCCCACATCAGTGACGCCGTCGGCGTGGTGGCCCAGGCGGTGCACGAACTCCTGGAGAAGGAGAACATCACCGACCCACCGCGGGGCTGCGTGGGCAACACCAACATCTGGAAGACAGGGCCGCTCTTCAAGAG GGTGCTGATGTCCTCCAAGTACGCGGACGGGGTGACAGGCCGTGTGGAGTTCAACGAGGACGGGGACCGGAAGTTCGCCAACTACAGCATCATGAACCTGCAGAACCGCAAGCTGGTGCAAGTGGGCATCTACAACGGCACCCAC GTTATCCCCAACGACAGGAAGATCATCTGGccaggtggagagacagagaagccccGAGGGTACCAGATGTCCACCAGGCTGAAG attgtGACGATCCACCAAGAGCCTTTCGTGTACGTCAAGCCCACGCTGAGCGATGGCACATGCAAGGAGGAGTTCACGGTCAATGGGGACCCGGTGAAGAAGGTGATCTGCACAGGACCCAACGACACGTCACCGGGCAGCC CACGCCACACAGTGCCTCAGTGCTGCTATGGCTTCTGCATTGACCTGCTCATCAAGTTGGCGCGGACCATGAACTTCACTTATGAAGTGCACCTGGTGGCCGATGGCAAGTTTGGCACTCAAGAGCGG GTGAACAACAGCAATAAGAAGGAGTGGAACGGGATGATGGGCGAGTTGCTCAGCGGGCAGGCGGACATGATCGTGGCGCCCCTGACCATCAACAACGAGCGCGCACAGTACATCGAGTTCTCCAAGCCCTTCAAGTACCAGGGCCTGACCATTCTGGTCAAGAAG GAGATCCCCCGAAGCACGCTGGACTCGTTCATGCAGCCCTTCCAGAGCACACTGTGGCTGCTGGTGGGGCTCTCGGTGCACGTGGTGGCGGTGATGTTGTACCTGCTGGACCGCTTCAG CCCCTTCGGCCGGTTCAAGGTGAAcagtgaagaggaggaggaggacgcgCTGACCCTGTCTTCGGCCATGTGGTTCTCCTGGGGCGTCCTGCTCAACTCGGGTATCGGGGAAG GCGCCCCCCGAAGCTTCTCAGCGCGCATCCTGGGCATGGTGTGGGCCGGCTTCGCCATGATCATCGTGGCCTCCTACACCGCCAACCTGGCGGCCTTCCTGGTGCTGGACCGGCCCGAGGAGCGCATCACCGGCATCAACGACCCGCGG CTGAGGAATCCCTCGGACAAGTTCATCTACGCGACCGTGAAGCAGAGCTCGGTGGACATCTACTTCCGGCGGCAGGTGGAGCTGAGCACCATGTACCGACACATGGAGAAGCACAACTATGAGAGCGCGGCCGAGGCCATCCAAGCCGTGCGGGACAA CAAGCTTCATGCCTTCATCTGGGACTCGGCGGTGCTGGAGTTTGAGGCCTCGCAGAAGTGCGACCTAGTGACCACTGGCGAGCTGTTCTTCCGCTCAGGCTTCGGCATCGGCATGCGCAAGGACAGCCCCTGGAAGCAGAACGTCTCCCTGTCCATCCTCAA GTCCCACGAGAACGGCTTCATGGAAGACCTGGACAAGACGTGGGTGCGGTACCAGGAGTGTGACTCGCGCAGCAACGCCCCTGCTACCCTTACCTTCGAGAACATGGCAG GGGTCTTCATGCTGGTGGCCGGGGGCATTGTGGCCGGCATCTTCCTGATCTTCATTGAGATCGCCTACAAGCGACACAAGGACGCTCGCCGGAAGCAGATGCAGCTAGCCTTTGCCGCGGTGAACGTGTGGAGAAAGAACTTGCAG CAGTATCATCCCACTGATATCACGGGCACGCTCAACCTCTCAGATCCCTCGGTCAGCACCGTGGTGTGA
- the GRIN1 gene encoding glutamate receptor ionotropic, NMDA 1 isoform X2 — protein MSTMRLLTLALLFSCSFARAACDPKIVNIGAVLSTRKHEQMFREAVNQANKRHGSWKIQLNATSVTHKPNAIQMALSVCEDLISSQVYAILVSHPPTPNDHFTPTPVSYTAGFYRIPVLGLTTRMSIYSDKSIHLSFLRTVPPYSHQSSVWFEMMRVYSWNHIILLVSDDHEGRAAQKRLETLLEERESKSKKRNYENLDQLSYDNKRGPKAEKVLQFDPGTKNVTALLMEARELEARVIILSASEDDAATVYRAAAMLNMTGSGYVWLVGEREISGNALRYAPDGIIGLQLINGKNESAHISDAVGVVAQAVHELLEKENITDPPRGCVGNTNIWKTGPLFKRVLMSSKYADGVTGRVEFNEDGDRKFANYSIMNLQNRKLVQVGIYNGTHVIPNDRKIIWPGGETEKPRGYQMSTRLKIVTIHQEPFVYVKPTLSDGTCKEEFTVNGDPVKKVICTGPNDTSPGSPRHTVPQCCYGFCIDLLIKLARTMNFTYEVHLVADGKFGTQERVNNSNKKEWNGMMGELLSGQADMIVAPLTINNERAQYIEFSKPFKYQGLTILVKKEIPRSTLDSFMQPFQSTLWLLVGLSVHVVAVMLYLLDRFSPFGRFKVNSEEEEEDALTLSSAMWFSWGVLLNSGIGEGAPRSFSARILGMVWAGFAMIIVASYTANLAAFLVLDRPEERITGINDPRLRNPSDKFIYATVKQSSVDIYFRRQVELSTMYRHMEKHNYESAAEAIQAVRDNKLHAFIWDSAVLEFEASQKCDLVTTGELFFRSGFGIGMRKDSPWKQNVSLSILKSHENGFMEDLDKTWVRYQECDSRSNAPATLTFENMAGVFMLVAGGIVAGIFLIFIEIAYKRHKDARRKQMQLAFAAVNVWRKNLQDRKSGRAEPDPKKKATFRAITSTLASSFKRRRSSKDTQYHPTDITGTLNLSDPSVSTVV, from the exons GTCTACGCCATCCTAGTTAGCCACCCACCTACCCCCAACGACCACTTCACTCCCACCCCCGTCTCCTACACAGCCGGCTTCTACCGCATCCCCGTCCTGGGGCTGACCACCCGTATGTCCATCTACTCAGACAAG AGCATACACCTGAGCTTCCTTCGCACGGTGCCGCCCTACTCCCACCAGTCGAGCGTCTGGTTCGAGATGATGCGCGTCTACAGCTGGAACCACATCATCCTCCTGGTCAGCGACGACCACGAGGGCAGGGCCGCCCAGAAGCGCCTGGAGACGCTGCTGGAGGAGCGCGAGTCCAAG AGTAAAAAAAGGAACTATGAAAACCTCGACCAACTGTCCTATGACAACAAGCGTGGACCCAAG GCTGAGAAGGTGCTGCAGTTCGACCCGGGGACCAAGAACGTGACGGCGCTGCTGATGGAGGCACGGGAGCTGGAGGCCCGGGTCATCATCCTCTCTGCCAG CGAGGACGACGCCGCCACCGTGTACCGCGCAGCCGCGATGCTGAACATGACAGGCTCCGGGTATGTGTGGCTGGTGGGGGAGCGAGAGATCTCGGGGAACGCCCTGCGCTACGCCCCGGACG GCATCATCGGACTGCAGCTCATCAATGGCAAGAACGAGTCGGCCCACATCAGTGACGCCGTCGGCGTGGTGGCCCAGGCGGTGCACGAACTCCTGGAGAAGGAGAACATCACCGACCCACCGCGGGGCTGCGTGGGCAACACCAACATCTGGAAGACAGGGCCGCTCTTCAAGAG GGTGCTGATGTCCTCCAAGTACGCGGACGGGGTGACAGGCCGTGTGGAGTTCAACGAGGACGGGGACCGGAAGTTCGCCAACTACAGCATCATGAACCTGCAGAACCGCAAGCTGGTGCAAGTGGGCATCTACAACGGCACCCAC GTTATCCCCAACGACAGGAAGATCATCTGGccaggtggagagacagagaagccccGAGGGTACCAGATGTCCACCAGGCTGAAG attgtGACGATCCACCAAGAGCCTTTCGTGTACGTCAAGCCCACGCTGAGCGATGGCACATGCAAGGAGGAGTTCACGGTCAATGGGGACCCGGTGAAGAAGGTGATCTGCACAGGACCCAACGACACGTCACCGGGCAGCC CACGCCACACAGTGCCTCAGTGCTGCTATGGCTTCTGCATTGACCTGCTCATCAAGTTGGCGCGGACCATGAACTTCACTTATGAAGTGCACCTGGTGGCCGATGGCAAGTTTGGCACTCAAGAGCGG GTGAACAACAGCAATAAGAAGGAGTGGAACGGGATGATGGGCGAGTTGCTCAGCGGGCAGGCGGACATGATCGTGGCGCCCCTGACCATCAACAACGAGCGCGCACAGTACATCGAGTTCTCCAAGCCCTTCAAGTACCAGGGCCTGACCATTCTGGTCAAGAAG GAGATCCCCCGAAGCACGCTGGACTCGTTCATGCAGCCCTTCCAGAGCACACTGTGGCTGCTGGTGGGGCTCTCGGTGCACGTGGTGGCGGTGATGTTGTACCTGCTGGACCGCTTCAG CCCCTTCGGCCGGTTCAAGGTGAAcagtgaagaggaggaggaggacgcgCTGACCCTGTCTTCGGCCATGTGGTTCTCCTGGGGCGTCCTGCTCAACTCGGGTATCGGGGAAG GCGCCCCCCGAAGCTTCTCAGCGCGCATCCTGGGCATGGTGTGGGCCGGCTTCGCCATGATCATCGTGGCCTCCTACACCGCCAACCTGGCGGCCTTCCTGGTGCTGGACCGGCCCGAGGAGCGCATCACCGGCATCAACGACCCGCGG CTGAGGAATCCCTCGGACAAGTTCATCTACGCGACCGTGAAGCAGAGCTCGGTGGACATCTACTTCCGGCGGCAGGTGGAGCTGAGCACCATGTACCGACACATGGAGAAGCACAACTATGAGAGCGCGGCCGAGGCCATCCAAGCCGTGCGGGACAA CAAGCTTCATGCCTTCATCTGGGACTCGGCGGTGCTGGAGTTTGAGGCCTCGCAGAAGTGCGACCTAGTGACCACTGGCGAGCTGTTCTTCCGCTCAGGCTTCGGCATCGGCATGCGCAAGGACAGCCCCTGGAAGCAGAACGTCTCCCTGTCCATCCTCAA GTCCCACGAGAACGGCTTCATGGAAGACCTGGACAAGACGTGGGTGCGGTACCAGGAGTGTGACTCGCGCAGCAACGCCCCTGCTACCCTTACCTTCGAGAACATGGCAG GGGTCTTCATGCTGGTGGCCGGGGGCATTGTGGCCGGCATCTTCCTGATCTTCATTGAGATCGCCTACAAGCGACACAAGGACGCTCGCCGGAAGCAGATGCAGCTAGCCTTTGCCGCGGTGAACGTGTGGAGAAAGAACTTGCAG GATAGAAAGAGTGGTAGAGCAGAGCCCGACCCTAAAAAGAAAGCCACATTTAGGGCTATCACCTCCACCCTGGCTTCCAGCTTCAAGAGACGTAGGTCCTCCAAAGACACG CAGTATCATCCCACTGATATCACGGGCACGCTCAACCTCTCAGATCCCTCGGTCAGCACCGTGGTGTGA